One Methylosarcina fibrata AML-C10 DNA segment encodes these proteins:
- a CDS encoding L,D-transpeptidase family protein: protein MKIRILFAFCMASSLLWGEAKATTYELPGNGDSVITQYPDNVPLTKADQDETLLDVALRFSLGQMEIVRLNKKLDRWQIKKGEIVRLPNRRVLPDTPHNGITLNLSEYRMYYYPPAKRGETPVVMSFAHGIGRQDWKTPLGKTTVVKKVKDPVWHPPESIRREHAANGDPLPEIVPPGPHNPLGAYALYLNLPGEYRIHGTDIDKIYGIGMQITHGCVRMYPQDIEALYNSVPLGTPVYIVKQPIKVGWLDNTLYIEAHPDLEGEEMGQEQRYAVALGLIQKATGEEMPDFDQKALNEALTRLDGDPVAIYERLPPLEQAPQEVMNQASPAGYHRGS, encoded by the coding sequence ATGAAAATTCGTATTCTGTTTGCTTTTTGCATGGCGTCATCGCTTTTATGGGGAGAGGCGAAGGCTACTACTTACGAATTGCCGGGAAACGGCGATAGCGTAATCACTCAGTATCCGGACAATGTTCCGCTGACAAAAGCCGATCAGGATGAGACTTTGCTGGACGTGGCCTTGCGGTTCTCTTTGGGGCAGATGGAAATCGTCCGTCTGAATAAAAAACTCGACCGTTGGCAAATCAAGAAGGGCGAAATCGTGCGTTTGCCCAACCGGCGGGTGCTTCCCGACACTCCGCACAACGGAATCACGCTGAATTTGTCCGAATACCGGATGTATTATTATCCTCCGGCCAAACGAGGCGAGACGCCGGTGGTCATGTCGTTCGCTCACGGTATCGGCCGGCAGGACTGGAAAACGCCGCTGGGTAAAACCACGGTCGTGAAAAAAGTCAAGGATCCGGTATGGCATCCCCCCGAGTCGATCCGGCGCGAGCATGCCGCCAATGGAGACCCTCTCCCGGAGATTGTTCCGCCTGGCCCCCACAATCCGCTGGGTGCTTATGCCCTCTATTTAAACCTTCCTGGCGAATACCGGATACATGGTACCGACATCGATAAAATCTACGGTATCGGCATGCAGATCACGCACGGCTGCGTGCGGATGTATCCACAGGATATCGAAGCCTTGTACAATTCCGTACCGCTGGGGACGCCGGTCTATATCGTCAAACAGCCGATCAAGGTGGGCTGGCTGGATAATACGCTTTATATCGAAGCCCATCCCGATCTGGAAGGCGAAGAGATGGGTCAGGAGCAGCGCTACGCCGTGGCTCTGGGGCTGATTCAAAAAGCGACCGGAGAGGAAATGCCCGATTTCGACCAGAAAGCGCTCAACGAAGCCTTAACCAGACTGGATGGCGATCCAGTCGCCATTTACGAACGGCTGCCGCCTCTCGAGCAGGCGCCGCAAGAAGTGATGAATCAGGCTTCGCCGGCCGGTTATCATCGCGGCAGTTGA